From a single Acidimicrobiia bacterium genomic region:
- a CDS encoding penicillin-binding transpeptidase domain-containing protein yields the protein MNGPIRQVALAVFVAFALLVASATYVQAIRGPEYRDDPRNARLIAGRTGRERGTVITLDGVVVAESIPNPDDTRLFTRRYPEGDLYAHIVGYTSLLFGTTGLERERSGVLVSNRDATISGVLNALLGGDLRPRGIRLTIDDSLQRIAAEALGDQRGAVVALDPDTGAVLAMVSRPGFDPNPLLGTDAGPAGEALESDPARPLLNRAIGATYAPGSTFKIVTAAAALESGSVSAGSTFPDPVALELPGSTATIRNFDREVCIDGSQVTLEQAFIRSCNTIFAMLGLQLGADPIVGAAEALGFNDRPQFDMEVVASAIPPADSFENDLPGVAQSAIGQRDVRTTPLQMALLTSAVANGGEIMTAHLVAEVFNSDAEIESTTEPEVWRRAMSPATAEAITDLMERVVTSGTGGRAAVPGVRIAGKTGTAQVPDASPHAWFVGFGPVGADAGTPRIVVAVLVEAGGEAGEDATGGAVAAPIARAVFSEFFGVR from the coding sequence ATGAACGGGCCGATCCGCCAGGTGGCGCTCGCAGTGTTCGTCGCCTTCGCCCTCCTGGTCGCCTCGGCAACCTACGTCCAGGCGATCAGGGGACCGGAGTATCGCGACGACCCGAGAAACGCCCGCCTCATCGCCGGCAGGACGGGCCGTGAGAGGGGCACGGTGATCACGTTGGACGGCGTCGTCGTCGCCGAGTCCATCCCCAACCCGGACGACACGCGCTTGTTCACGAGGCGCTATCCGGAGGGCGACCTGTACGCCCACATCGTGGGCTACACGTCGCTCCTCTTCGGCACGACGGGACTGGAACGGGAGCGGTCGGGCGTCCTCGTCTCGAACCGCGATGCGACGATCTCCGGAGTGCTCAATGCGCTGCTCGGCGGCGACCTCAGGCCCCGGGGAATCCGGCTCACCATCGACGACTCTCTGCAGCGGATCGCAGCCGAGGCGCTCGGCGACCAGCGCGGTGCCGTCGTCGCCCTCGATCCGGACACGGGTGCGGTGCTCGCAATGGTGTCCCGGCCGGGATTCGACCCGAACCCGTTGCTCGGAACCGACGCCGGACCGGCAGGCGAGGCACTCGAGTCCGATCCTGCCAGGCCGCTGCTGAACCGCGCCATCGGGGCCACGTACGCACCGGGATCGACATTCAAGATCGTGACGGCGGCGGCCGCGCTCGAGAGCGGCTCGGTGAGTGCGGGATCGACGTTCCCCGACCCCGTGGCGCTCGAGCTGCCCGGGTCGACCGCCACCATCAGGAACTTCGATCGAGAGGTCTGCATCGACGGATCGCAGGTGACGCTCGAACAGGCCTTCATCCGGTCGTGCAACACCATCTTCGCGATGCTGGGGCTCCAACTCGGCGCCGATCCCATCGTGGGGGCCGCCGAGGCGCTCGGCTTCAACGACCGGCCGCAGTTCGACATGGAGGTGGTCGCGTCGGCCATTCCACCTGCTGACAGCTTCGAGAACGACCTCCCAGGGGTCGCCCAGAGCGCTATCGGCCAGCGCGACGTGCGGACGACGCCGCTCCAGATGGCGCTCCTCACGTCGGCGGTGGCGAACGGCGGCGAGATCATGACCGCCCACCTCGTTGCCGAGGTCTTCAACTCCGACGCCGAGATCGAGAGCACGACGGAGCCCGAGGTGTGGCGACGGGCGATGAGCCCGGCAACGGCAGAGGCGATCACCGACCTGATGGAGCGGGTCGTGACCTCGGGAACCGGTGGGCGGGCGGCCGTTCCCGGGGTACGGATCGCCGGCAAGACCGGCACCGCCCAGGTGCCCGACGCCTCGCCGCACGCATGGTTCGTCGGTTTCGGCCCGGTCGGGGCGGACGCGGGCACTCCGAGGATCGTCGTCGCGGTGCTCGTCGAGGCGGGTGGCGAGGCAGGCGAGGACGCCACCGGAGGGGCCGTGGCGGCGCCGATCGCCCGAGCCGTCTTCTCCGAGTTCTTCGGCGTCAGGTGA
- a CDS encoding FtsW/RodA/SpoVE family cell cycle protein, whose product MTRNAEVALLLAASVVAATGTALVNFSSGVGLDAQVAVTFLSFGAAFGMVHVALRRWAPTANPLLFPLAAFLAAIGITELYRLDPVQGGYQRWSLIVAGAGAAAVIFLLREEGVVVLRRFRYLFLAASVLLLLLPLLPDAWPIHGATVNGSRLWVRLDLPFGEGSLSFQPGEIAKLMLTVFLASYLADRHGALATTSRRVAGISLPEPRQLGPIIIAAAAAFGVLVYQRDLGASLLLFVLFVGMMFLATGKAAYPLVGLILVVAGGVFSYQVFDHVQRRVTAWLNPFGDFADTGFQVAQGLFALGSGSLTGSGLGLGEPYRIPAATTDFVFAAVAEEMGLAGSIAVITGFALLVAVGFGIALRTRDVFRKFLAAGLTLVLGVQAVLIIGGVLRLLPVTGITLPFMSYGGSSLLANMVLLALVARISHGARG is encoded by the coding sequence ATGACTCGCAACGCCGAAGTGGCGTTGCTGCTGGCGGCGTCCGTGGTGGCCGCCACCGGTACCGCCCTCGTGAACTTCAGCAGCGGCGTCGGCCTCGACGCCCAGGTCGCCGTCACGTTCCTGTCGTTCGGCGCCGCCTTCGGCATGGTGCACGTGGCCTTGCGCCGGTGGGCGCCGACCGCCAACCCGCTCCTGTTCCCACTGGCCGCATTCCTGGCCGCCATCGGCATCACGGAGTTGTACCGGCTCGATCCGGTGCAGGGCGGGTACCAGCGCTGGTCGCTCATCGTTGCAGGAGCGGGAGCAGCCGCAGTGATCTTCCTCCTCCGTGAGGAGGGCGTCGTGGTGCTGCGTCGCTTCCGATACCTGTTCCTGGCGGCGTCCGTGCTCCTGCTGTTGCTGCCTCTGCTCCCCGACGCCTGGCCGATCCACGGCGCCACGGTGAACGGCTCCCGGCTGTGGGTCCGCCTCGACCTGCCGTTCGGCGAGGGCTCGTTGAGCTTCCAGCCGGGCGAGATCGCCAAACTCATGCTCACCGTGTTCCTGGCGTCGTATCTGGCGGACAGGCACGGCGCACTCGCCACGACCTCCAGGCGAGTCGCCGGCATCTCCCTCCCCGAGCCCCGTCAACTCGGCCCGATCATCATCGCCGCCGCCGCCGCATTCGGAGTGCTCGTGTACCAGCGCGATCTGGGTGCGTCCCTACTGCTCTTCGTGCTCTTCGTGGGGATGATGTTCCTGGCGACGGGCAAGGCGGCGTACCCGCTCGTCGGGCTGATCCTCGTGGTGGCAGGCGGGGTCTTCTCGTACCAGGTGTTCGACCACGTCCAGCGGCGAGTCACAGCGTGGCTGAATCCGTTCGGTGACTTCGCAGACACCGGGTTCCAGGTGGCGCAGGGCCTGTTCGCCCTCGGCAGCGGAAGCCTGACCGGCTCGGGGCTCGGCCTCGGCGAGCCCTACCGGATCCCGGCCGCCACGACCGACTTCGTCTTTGCAGCGGTTGCCGAGGAGATGGGGCTGGCAGGGTCGATCGCGGTGATCACCGGTTTCGCGCTGCTCGTGGCCGTCGGTTTCGGCATCGCGCTGCGCACCAGAGACGTCTTTCGCAAGTTCCTGGCGGCCGGCCTCACCCTCGTGCTCGGGGTCCAGGCCGTCCTCATCATCGGCGGGGTGCTCCGCCTCCTCCCCGTGACCGGGATCACGTTGCCGTTCATGTCATACGGCGGCTCCTCCCTGCTGGCGAACATGGTCCTGCTGGCGCTCGTCGCACGCATCTCGCACGGGGCGCGCGGATGA
- a CDS encoding PP2C family serine/threonine-protein phosphatase codes for MNYAWATATDVGHAREINEDSVYPLTDGTGPGPLAVAVADGMGGAVAGEVASRIAIEAVEGASLDGSAPVDVVDAANQAVLSAVSAEPSLAGMGTTLTLALVAVDGVVTIAHVGDSRAYLHRLGELTQITRDHTFVEEMVARGHLSPTQAESHPRRHLLTRVLGMDDMEIDTYDLRLEPGDRLLLCSDGLTLMLPDSAIATALQNAGDVNEAAWALVEAANAAGGYDNTTVVVVEATP; via the coding sequence ATGAACTACGCATGGGCGACCGCCACCGACGTTGGGCACGCCAGGGAGATCAACGAGGACTCCGTGTACCCGCTGACGGACGGCACGGGACCGGGCCCGCTGGCGGTGGCCGTCGCCGACGGCATGGGTGGAGCCGTCGCCGGTGAGGTCGCCAGCCGCATCGCCATCGAAGCGGTGGAGGGGGCTTCGTTGGATGGTTCCGCTCCCGTCGACGTGGTCGACGCCGCCAACCAGGCGGTCTTGAGCGCGGTGTCGGCCGAGCCGTCCCTCGCCGGGATGGGAACGACGCTGACGTTGGCTCTCGTCGCGGTCGACGGCGTCGTGACCATCGCCCATGTCGGGGACTCGCGGGCATACCTCCACCGGCTCGGCGAGTTGACTCAGATCACCCGAGACCACACCTTCGTCGAGGAGATGGTCGCTCGGGGCCACCTCAGCCCCACCCAGGCCGAGAGCCACCCCCGCCGCCATCTCCTCACGAGGGTGCTCGGCATGGACGACATGGAGATCGACACGTACGACCTGCGGCTCGAGCCGGGCGATCGCCTGCTGTTGTGCTCCGACGGGCTGACACTCATGCTCCCGGACAGCGCCATCGCCACCGCCCTCCAGAACGCAGGGGACGTCAACGAGGCCGCCTGGGCTCTCGTCGAAGCGGCCAACGCCGCAGGTGGGTACGACAACACGACGGTCGTCGTGGTCGAAGCGACGCCATGA
- a CDS encoding FHA domain-containing protein, producing MPALFLNLLKILFVAFLYLFLWQVGRSISAHLGPQTVKRGTMRTAEVVVVRSDTLSGKRFTVGPATVIGRSPDADIVIDDPYASDFHVRLGFQDGEVMVHDLGSTNGTYVNGRRVTVPATLGRGDSVQVGKTILEVR from the coding sequence GTGCCCGCGCTATTCCTCAACCTCCTGAAGATCCTGTTCGTAGCGTTCCTCTACCTGTTCCTCTGGCAGGTGGGGCGGTCGATAAGTGCCCACCTCGGACCGCAGACCGTGAAGCGGGGAACCATGCGGACGGCCGAGGTCGTTGTCGTACGGTCGGACACGCTCAGTGGCAAGCGATTCACGGTCGGGCCCGCAACCGTCATCGGGAGGAGCCCCGATGCCGACATCGTCATCGACGATCCGTACGCATCGGACTTCCACGTGCGGCTCGGTTTCCAAGACGGCGAGGTGATGGTGCACGATCTCGGCAGCACGAACGGGACATATGTGAACGGGCGCCGAGTGACGGTCCCGGCCACGCTCGGCAGGGGGGACTCCGTGCAGGTCGGCAAGACGATCCTCGAGGTTCGATGA
- a CDS encoding DUF3662 and FHA domain-containing protein translates to MGIARHLERRLERLVDGMSASLFRGTMHPVDLANRLVRHADLSATETVVGPAIPNIYRVAVNPADVPNSSAVEDLERELTVTLESTAADRGWRLDGPVGITLTTDEGVRAGSIACQTENRPGPVHPWAQLIDPRIGALLPVAPNRALVGRAEECDVVVDDSAVSRHHAVLFREGGKAWLADLGSSNGSTLNGLAVPDAAVMLHAGDAVTFGPATFSFRVL, encoded by the coding sequence ATGGGCATCGCGCGCCACCTCGAACGCAGGCTGGAGAGGCTCGTCGACGGCATGTCGGCGTCGCTGTTCCGCGGGACGATGCACCCCGTCGACCTGGCGAATCGACTCGTGAGACACGCCGATCTCAGCGCCACCGAGACTGTCGTCGGGCCGGCGATTCCCAACATCTACCGCGTGGCCGTCAATCCGGCGGACGTTCCCAACTCGTCGGCAGTCGAGGACCTGGAACGTGAGCTCACCGTGACCCTCGAGTCGACCGCCGCAGACAGGGGATGGCGGTTGGATGGGCCGGTCGGTATCACCCTCACGACCGACGAGGGTGTGCGGGCCGGCTCGATCGCCTGCCAGACGGAGAACCGGCCGGGCCCGGTCCACCCGTGGGCCCAGCTCATCGATCCCCGCATCGGCGCTCTCCTGCCGGTCGCGCCGAACCGGGCGTTGGTCGGACGCGCCGAGGAGTGCGACGTGGTGGTCGACGACTCGGCGGTCTCGCGGCACCACGCCGTCCTGTTTCGGGAAGGCGGCAAGGCTTGGCTCGCCGACCTCGGCTCCTCGAACGGATCGACCCTCAACGGGCTCGCAGTCCCCGATGCGGCGGTGATGCTCCACGCAGGCGACGCCGTGACGTTTGGACCGGCTACGTTCTCGTTCCGAGTGCTGTAG